The following coding sequences are from one Candidatus Nitrohelix vancouverensis window:
- the pgeF gene encoding peptidoglycan editing factor PgeF produces MITFKILEEEKKILHGTSLRESYAQSGSTRRYKKIDSDAPRLAKQRESFCNDIYDAKRGTFFLMKQVHGDAIYFLKNEDNDPMATREICADAIVTHLVERPVGVLTADCIPVLVFDPKLKICAAIHAGRKGSGLRIFYKTVRAMQKEYGCASKSLIAAIGPGICGACYEVEEDCLQAFKDNFDDWTRLAKRQTNGKFLLDLVQANREDALEAGILEDRLSLSGHCTACRTDMFYSYRKEGATGRLLTAAMLLTD; encoded by the coding sequence ATGATTACCTTTAAAATTTTAGAAGAAGAAAAAAAAATACTGCATGGAACGAGCCTTCGGGAAAGCTATGCCCAGAGCGGCTCAACTCGACGTTATAAAAAAATCGATTCGGACGCGCCGCGTTTAGCTAAACAACGCGAATCTTTTTGCAATGACATTTACGATGCAAAAAGGGGAACATTTTTTTTGATGAAACAAGTGCATGGAGATGCGATTTATTTTTTAAAAAATGAAGACAACGACCCGATGGCAACGCGTGAAATTTGCGCCGACGCGATCGTAACGCATCTTGTTGAACGACCGGTCGGCGTGTTGACCGCCGATTGCATTCCGGTTCTTGTCTTCGATCCGAAGCTTAAAATTTGCGCGGCGATTCATGCGGGGCGCAAGGGAAGCGGCTTGCGTATTTTTTATAAAACCGTTCGCGCTATGCAAAAAGAATATGGATGCGCGTCGAAGAGTTTGATCGCCGCTATCGGACCGGGAATCTGCGGCGCGTGTTACGAAGTTGAGGAGGATTGTCTGCAGGCGTTCAAGGATAACTTTGACGACTGGACGCGTTTGGCGAAACGACAGACTAATGGAAAATTTCTTCTGGATCTGGTTCAGGCCAATCGCGAGGATGCGCTGGAGGCCGGGATTCTGGAAGATCGTCTTTCTCTTTCCGGTCATTGCACCGCGTGTCGAACCGACATGTTTTATTCCTATCGAAAGGAAGGCGCAACGGGGCGTTTGCTGACAGCGGCGATGTTGTTGACGGATTAG
- a CDS encoding class I SAM-dependent rRNA methyltransferase, whose product MIKIEVSRAMQNKIRKGWPWVFDYQIVQQSGRGVAGDLGVVYDSQNKFLAIGLYDPDSPLRLSILQSRKPTSIDAAFFRRQLQTARERRLPLLEQETNGCRWIHGEGDGFPGLVLDGYADTGVLKIYSAAWFPHMETLRSLIEEIFKFKRCVLRLSRNLQDRESLSKYDFIEGQMLFGPAVQGAVLFKENGLVFECDPVRGQKTGFFLDQRDNRARVKQLAKGKSVLNVFSYSGAFSVYAFSGDCRSVLEIDLNRFALDASRRNCLHNFDESILKAKGLEQMEGDAYEALSELQAQKRTFDLVILDPPAFARSKSQAPKALAAYSRLSQLGCAVTAPGGVLIAASCSKPVGGDEFFQAVLNGAEGRVTAELERTGHALDHPAPFAECEYLKAIYLKLS is encoded by the coding sequence ATGATTAAAATTGAAGTTTCGCGGGCCATGCAAAACAAAATCCGCAAGGGCTGGCCCTGGGTGTTCGACTACCAGATTGTCCAGCAAAGCGGTCGGGGAGTGGCGGGCGATCTTGGCGTGGTCTACGATTCGCAAAACAAATTCCTCGCCATCGGTTTGTACGATCCTGATTCGCCGCTTCGGTTGAGCATCCTGCAAAGCCGCAAACCGACCTCTATCGACGCCGCATTTTTCCGCCGTCAACTGCAAACAGCACGAGAGCGACGCCTGCCTTTACTCGAACAGGAAACGAACGGCTGTCGCTGGATTCATGGCGAGGGAGACGGTTTTCCCGGGCTGGTTTTGGACGGTTACGCAGACACGGGCGTTTTGAAAATCTACTCCGCCGCCTGGTTCCCTCACATGGAAACCTTGCGATCTTTGATCGAAGAGATTTTTAAATTCAAACGATGCGTTCTGCGTTTGAGCCGCAATCTTCAAGACAGGGAATCCCTGTCGAAATACGACTTCATTGAAGGGCAGATGTTATTCGGTCCGGCGGTTCAGGGGGCTGTGCTGTTCAAGGAAAACGGGCTGGTCTTCGAGTGCGATCCGGTGAGAGGACAGAAGACGGGTTTTTTTCTCGACCAGAGGGACAATCGCGCGCGCGTGAAACAGTTGGCGAAAGGCAAGAGCGTGTTGAATGTGTTCAGTTATTCCGGCGCATTTTCCGTCTATGCCTTTTCCGGCGATTGCCGATCGGTTTTGGAAATTGATTTGAACCGTTTCGCGCTGGATGCGTCGCGGCGAAACTGCTTGCATAATTTTGACGAGTCTATTCTCAAGGCGAAAGGTTTAGAGCAGATGGAGGGAGACGCTTACGAGGCTTTGAGTGAGTTGCAGGCGCAGAAGCGGACTTTTGATTTGGTGATACTGGACCCGCCAGCTTTCGCTCGCAGTAAATCCCAGGCGCCCAAAGCGCTGGCGGCTTATTCACGACTGTCTCAACTGGGTTGCGCCGTGACGGCTCCTGGAGGCGTCTTGATTGCGGCTTCATGCTCGAAGCCAGTCGGGGGTGACGAATTCTTTCAAGCGGTGTTGAACGGAGCCGAGGGACGCGTGACGGCGGAATTAGAGCGTACAGGGCATGCTCTGGACCATCCGGCGCCCTTTGCCGAATGCGAGTATCTCAAAGCGATTTATCTGAAGCTATCCTGA